The Thermodesulfobacteriota bacterium genome includes the window GCAAGCTTACGAAATCGAAAAAGGCATAGAAAGGGGTGAGCTTTTAAAAGTGGGTGTTAACATATACGTTGAGGGAGAGCCTAAAGAAGTGGAGCTCCACGAGTATAACGAAGAATCTGCAAGAATCCAGATAGAAAGCTTAAAAGAGATAAAGAGGACAAGGTCCCAAAAAGAAGTGGCAAAGACGTTAAAAGAGCTTGAGAGTGCAACAAGAAGCGGAAAAAACGTGATGCCTTATCTTCTGGAATGTTGCAAAGCGTATTGCACCCTTGGAGAGATGACTTCAGTGTTCAGGGAGATCTTTGGAGAGTTCCAGGAACCATCCATATTTTAGGTTTAATTTGCTGGAGGATTGCAGGTGGAGAGAAGTTTTAGGCTTGGATGTGATATAGGAGGTACTTTCACAGACTTCGTGCTATTAGATGATGTAACAGGCGAAATCTTTACCGCAAAATGCTTAACTACACCGAAAGACCCATCTCTCGCCGTAGAGGAAGGCATAAGGATACTTTCGAAAAAAGTTCCAGGATTTATCTCTGAGCTTAAAGAGTTCATACACGGAACAACACTCGTTATAAACTCAATAATAGAAAGAAAGGGGGCAAAGACCGGTCTTATAACGACAAAAGGCTTTAGAGACGTACTAGAGATAGGAAGGGAGATAAGATACGCTCCATACGATATCTTTGCCGAATTCCCAAAACCCCTTGTGCCAAGGCGGCTCCGGATGGAACTAGACGAGAGAATAAGGAGTGACGGTTCCATCCTCAAACCCCTTGATGTTAAAGAAGCGAGGGAGGTAGTACGAAAGCTCGTAAGTATGGGTGTTGAATCAATAGCTGTCTGCCTTTTGAACTCCTTCGAAAATCCCGTACACGAAAAGATGATAGAGGAAATAATAAAAGAGGAGGCACCCTGGGTTTCCACTTCCATCTCTTACAAAGTCCTTCCCCAGATAAGGGAATACGAAAGGACAAGCACAACCGTAACTAATGCCTACGTCAAACCGTTAACGGAAAAGTACTTATCGAACCTCAAAGAAAGACTCTCTAGACTTGGTTTTAAAGGTAGACTCTTTATAATGCTAAGTAGCGGAGGAATAACCTCCGTAGAGATAGCGAAGGAGTTTCCGGTAAGGATAATAGAATCCGGTCCAGTAGCAGCAGTTATCGCGGCTCAGTATTACGGCAGACACTTTAACATTTCCGAAATGTTCTGCTTCGATATGGGAGGCACTACCGCAAAATCATGTCTAATCCAGAAGGGTGAGGCAGGGGTCGTTCCCACTTTTGAAGTGGGAAGGGTTCAAAGGTTCATGAAAGGGAGTGGACTTACTATCCAAGTACCTGTTGTGGATCTCATGGAGATAGGGGCCGGTGGGGGAAGTATCGCTAAGATCAGCCGTATGGGTACTTTGCAAGTAGGGCCGGAGAGTGCTGGAGCAGACCCCGGGCCCATCTGTTACGATAGGGGAGGGGAAGAGCCCTGTGTGACAGATGCCGATCTACTCCTTGGATATCTAGATGAGAACTATTTTTTGGGTGGCGAAATGAGGCTAAATAGGAAGAAGGCAGAAAAAGGGATAGAAGAAAAGATAGCGAAGCCTTTGGGTGTGAGTTTAAAAAAGGCGATATGGGGAATACATGATCTTATAAACGAAACGATGGCTGCTGCTGCAAAAACCCATATAGCAGAGAAAGGGGGAAATCCAAAGATAGTTACAATTGCCGCATTCGGCGGTGCAGGCCCCGTCCACGCTTACGGGCTTGCAAAGAAACTCGGAGCGAAAAGGATCATGGTGCCTCCAAATGCGGGTTGTGGCTCGGCCATGGGGTTTTTTACTGCTCCCAGGGCCTTCGACACATTAATTAGCCATAAAGTATCTTTGGGCAAGGCCGATTTGTACGCCATAGAGGAAACTTTAAGAAAACTTGAAAAAGAGGCGGAATCAACGTTAAAGGGAGAGTACTCTCAAGAACCTGTCCGCTTTATAAGATCTGTGGATATGAGGTTTGTAGGACAGGGCTCTGAGATATCGATTCCAGTTCCTTCAAAGCCATTTTACACATTCACAAAGGAAGAGATAAGAAGGATGTTTGACGAAGAGTACCAAAGACTTTACGGAAGAACGTACCCCGAATCGGAGATCGAGTTTATAAATTTTAAGGTAAGAGCTGAGTTGCCTATAAAACTCCTTAAACTTTCGAAGCTCCAAAGAACCGACGGACAAAGCGTAGAATCTGCCATAAAGGGCAAAAGATTAGCTTTTTCTTCGATCGTTAAAGACTTCATACAGTTTACCGTTTATGACAGGTATAAGTTACCTCCTGGCTCAAAATTTTTTGGTCCGGCGATAATAGAAGAAAGAGAATCGACTATTGTTGCAGGAGAGGACACAGAGATTACGGTGGACGAGTATGGTTTCGTCTGGATAGAGATAAGGGGCTGACAGTATGGGTGATGGATTTGACCCGATCACTATAGAGATCCTCTGGCGAAGGCTCATATCGATTGTGGATGAGGCGGACTCGGCAGTTGCGAGGACAGCCTTTTCTAGCCTTTTGAGGGATGCCCACGATTACACGTGTATGTTCACAGATCGATTTGGAAGAGAACTCGCCCAAGGAACTTTTGCAACTCCAGGACAATCGGGGGCAATGGCCCTGGGGATAAAAAAACTAATAAACAGTTTCCCGGAAGGTTATTTTGAGCCCGGAGACGTAATTATCACGAACGATCCGTGGATTCTCGCTGGCCACCTAAACGATGTTTGCGTTTTAAGCCCCATATACTTTAAGGATAGGCTTGTAGCATATACGGCTTGCGTATTCCATCACTCCGACATAGGAGGTAGAGTCTCCTCCGATAACCACGACGTTTTTGAAGAAGGACTCTTTATACCTCCCGTAAAGCTATACGAAAGAGGGGTTTTGAACCGGGCAATAATGGACATCATCCGGTGGAATGTGAGAACACCTGAAGAGGTTATAGGGGATATAAGGTCACAGATAGCGGCAAATCACGTATGTGCGGAAAAGATAAAACAGATGCTTGAGGAGACAGGACTTGATACTTTGGATGATCTGGCAGAGGAGATAATCACGATCACCGAAAAAAGTATAAGGGAGGAGATAGGAAAGATCCCTGATGGAGTGTATTTTTCGGAGGGAAGGATAGAACAACCGAAAGGAAAAGAGGATGTGATAATTAAAGCAAAGGTTGAGATTTCAGGTACAGATATCATAGTTGATCTCGATGGTTCCTCACCACAGGTCGATTGGGGTGGGAATGTTGTGTACAATTTCACGTATGCATACGTTTTCATGGCAATAAAGAGCATGTTTGCTCCGGATATCCCGAATAACGAAGGATGTGCAAGACCGATAAAACTCTATGCCCCCTACGGGTCTGTAGTCAACTGTAAATTTCCAGCTGCCTGCGCGGCAAGGATGCAAATAGGGCACTTTCTAACAGAGATAATCTACAGAGCCTTTGCTGAAGTTCTGCCGGATAGGGTGATTGCAGGTTCGGGTGGGACACCCGCCGCCATGAACGTATTCTACGGCAGAAGGAGGGACGGGACACCATGGCACTCGGTTATTATAAGAGGCGGAGGTATGGGGGCAAGTGCAAAAAGCGATGGCAAACACGTTTTCATATTTCCGGCGAATGGGGCGAATACTCCTGTTGAAATTTTCGAAAACGACACTCCCATCATAGTTGAAAAACGCGAGCTGATCACTGATTCGGGCGGTCCCGGAAGATCAAGGGGCGGGCTTGGAAAAAGGGAAGTTTTTAGAGTTCCCGATGACGAATATGCACCTTTGCCGCCTGTCAATCTTGGAATTCAGGCAGGAAGATACGTGTATCCTCCTGAAGGGCTTTTTGGGGGCAAACCAGGAAGAAAGGGTGCATTTCTTGTAAACGGAAAGGAAGGAAATCCCTACGGGCTTACCCGGCTCAATCCAGGAGACGTTGTGATTATCGATGCACCGGGAGGGGGAGGCTATGGAGATCCCTTTGAGAGGGATTGTGAGCTCGTACTGAACGATGTTATAGAAGGTTACGTTAGTTTGGAGAGTGCTCGTGATGACTATGGAGTATACATAGATCCGGAAACCCTTCAAATCGACTGGGAGAGAACCAAAGAGCTGAGAAAGAAAAAAACAACTGATGGAGGTCCGCATGGAGAGACCCTTTGACACAAAAGTCAAAAGCGAAGAGGAACTTCGGCAGTTGCAACTTAAGGGACTTAAGTGGACCGTGAATCACGCCTATTACGGATCTCCAGCATATAAGAAGAAGTTTGACGAAGCCAAAGTAAGACCAGAGGACATAAAAAGCCTAGATGACTTAAAGCGTCTCCCATTTACAACTACGAAAGATTTACAAGAAGGATATCCTTTTCCACTCCTTTGTGTTCCAATGGAAAAAGTGATAAGGATCCACGCATCTTCTGGAACGACGGGCAAAAGGAAGGTAATATGCTATACGAGAAAGGATGTTGAGGACTGGGCTGACATGTTTGCTAGGTGTTACGCTTATGCTGGTTGCACAAAGGAAGATAGGATCCAAATAGCCGTTGGGTACGGGGTCTGGACAGCAGGATGGGGTTTTCAGAATGGGTGTGAGAGATTCGGTGCTATGAGTATACCTATTGGGCCTGGAAATATTGACATGCAATGCCAATTCCTGGAAGACTTCGGAAGTACAGTTTTGTGCTGCACAGCGTCCATGGCGCTCCTTATGGCGGAAGAGATAGACAAAAGGAACCTTAGGGGAAAGATAAAACTGAAAAAAATTATCTTTGGTTCTGAGAGATCGAGTGATGCCATGAGAAGGAAGATATCAGAACTTTCCGGGGTTCCTTTGGACGAACTCTACGATATTCCTGGAATGACGGAACTTTACGGACCCGGTACAGGGCTTGACTGCAAATACCACAAAGGGATCCACTACTGGGCAGATTACTACATCTTAGAGATCCTAAATCCCGAAACATTGGAACCGGTGGAACCCGGAGAAGTTGGAGAGATGGTTGTAACGACCCTTTGGAAAGAGGCTGTTCCTTTAATCCGCTATAGAACGAGGGATTTGACAAGATTTATACCTGAGAAGTGCCCGTGTGGGAGTCTCATGCCAATGCACGACAGAATCCTTGGAAGATCGGACGACATGTTCATATTTAGAGGAGTAAACATCTATCCCAGCCATATTGATGAGATTCTTTCGAAGATCCCTGAGGTGGGAAGCGAGTATCAGGTACACCTAATAAGAAAAGAAGATGGAAAGGACTACATGACCCTTAGGGTGGAAAGGGCAAAAGAGCTACATCAAAGGTCTGATCTTGATGAAAGGATAAAACAGGTTATAGGAGAAAGAATAAAGAGTGAGATCATGGTGAGTTGTGATATCGAAATCGTTGATTATGGAAGCCTTCCAAGATCAGAAAGGAAGACAAAAAGGGTGTTTGACAATAGGGAGTGAACAATAAGGAGGAAGATGTGAAAAAATTCGACTACCATTTGCCAAAGACCTTGGATGAGGCTTTGAATCTTTTCGCCAGTCTTAAAAACTGTAAATACGTAGCCGGTGGGACGGATGTCTTTGTAGACATCAAAAGGAAGAAGATAGCGCCCGACAATCTCATCTCTTTAAGGAACATTGAGGCTTTAAAAATTATAGAGAAAAACGGTGGAATAAGAATAGGAAGTTGTGTGACCCATGAAGAGATACTCAAAAATGAAGACATAAAAAGGCATTACACGGCGCTACACGACGCGGTAAAAAGGCTCGGCTCAAAGCAGATAAGGAACGTAGCTACAATAGGCGGAAACATCTGTAATGCTGCACCTTCCGCCGATACGGCTTGTCCACTTTTGGTCTTCGATTGCGTAGTAGGAATCTACGGAAAGAAAGGCGAAAGAAAACTCTCTTTGGACGAATTCTTTCTCGGTCCGGGAATGGTATCTAAAGAAGAAGACGAAATCGTGACATTTTTTGAGCTTTGTTATCTTCCCAAATATTCCGGATCGGCATACATAAAGCTCACAAGACGGGAGGCTATGGATCTTGCAATAGTAAGTGTTGCATCAAGACTCACCTTTGATTTGGAAGAGGATATTTTAAAAGTGAAAGAGACGATTGCAAATAGCGATTTAAAAGACATGGAAGAGAAGATTGCTAATTTAGGAATCAAAGTAAAACAAGCGAGAATAGCCATGGGAGTTGCGGCTCCGACCCCCCTAAGGGCTAAGGAAGCGGAAACTTATCTATTGGGGAAAGTTTTGGACAGAGACAAAATATATGAGGCAAGTGAGATTGCATCCTCAGTCGCTAGGCCCAGGGATACGATAAGAGGTGAAGCCGAATATAGAAGGGAGATGATTAAAGTTTTAACGAGAAGAACTCTTCTCCTCTCAGTTAAAAGGGGACTCGGTTTGGAATAAAAAACTAAACTTACGAAAAGGAGCTTACATGAAAAAGAAAATAGAATTCAACCTGAACGGAGAAAACATAACTGTCGAAGTTGAGCCATACTGGAGCCTTTTATACCTCCTTCGGAACATTTTAAAACTCAAAGGCACAAAGGAAGGATGCGGATACGGGGAATGTGGAGCATGTACGGTAGTAGTTGACGGTTTGGCCGTAAACTCTTGCCTTTACCCTGTTATGGAGTTGGAAGGAAAAAAAGTAATAACGATTGAGGGGGTGTCGAAGAACGGGAAGCTCCATCCAATACAAAAAGCGTTCATCGAAGAGGGTGCAATCCAGTGCGGGTTCTGTACCCCAGGGATGGTGATGTCAGCCTATGCGCTTTAT containing:
- a CDS encoding hydantoinase/oxoprolinase family protein codes for the protein MERSFRLGCDIGGTFTDFVLLDDVTGEIFTAKCLTTPKDPSLAVEEGIRILSKKVPGFISELKEFIHGTTLVINSIIERKGAKTGLITTKGFRDVLEIGREIRYAPYDIFAEFPKPLVPRRLRMELDERIRSDGSILKPLDVKEAREVVRKLVSMGVESIAVCLLNSFENPVHEKMIEEIIKEEAPWVSTSISYKVLPQIREYERTSTTVTNAYVKPLTEKYLSNLKERLSRLGFKGRLFIMLSSGGITSVEIAKEFPVRIIESGPVAAVIAAQYYGRHFNISEMFCFDMGGTTAKSCLIQKGEAGVVPTFEVGRVQRFMKGSGLTIQVPVVDLMEIGAGGGSIAKISRMGTLQVGPESAGADPGPICYDRGGEEPCVTDADLLLGYLDENYFLGGEMRLNRKKAEKGIEEKIAKPLGVSLKKAIWGIHDLINETMAAAAKTHIAEKGGNPKIVTIAAFGGAGPVHAYGLAKKLGAKRIMVPPNAGCGSAMGFFTAPRAFDTLISHKVSLGKADLYAIEETLRKLEKEAESTLKGEYSQEPVRFIRSVDMRFVGQGSEISIPVPSKPFYTFTKEEIRRMFDEEYQRLYGRTYPESEIEFINFKVRAELPIKLLKLSKLQRTDGQSVESAIKGKRLAFSSIVKDFIQFTVYDRYKLPPGSKFFGPAIIEERESTIVAGEDTEITVDEYGFVWIEIRG
- a CDS encoding hydantoinase B/oxoprolinase family protein, with translation MGDGFDPITIEILWRRLISIVDEADSAVARTAFSSLLRDAHDYTCMFTDRFGRELAQGTFATPGQSGAMALGIKKLINSFPEGYFEPGDVIITNDPWILAGHLNDVCVLSPIYFKDRLVAYTACVFHHSDIGGRVSSDNHDVFEEGLFIPPVKLYERGVLNRAIMDIIRWNVRTPEEVIGDIRSQIAANHVCAEKIKQMLEETGLDTLDDLAEEIITITEKSIREEIGKIPDGVYFSEGRIEQPKGKEDVIIKAKVEISGTDIIVDLDGSSPQVDWGGNVVYNFTYAYVFMAIKSMFAPDIPNNEGCARPIKLYAPYGSVVNCKFPAACAARMQIGHFLTEIIYRAFAEVLPDRVIAGSGGTPAAMNVFYGRRRDGTPWHSVIIRGGGMGASAKSDGKHVFIFPANGANTPVEIFENDTPIIVEKRELITDSGGPGRSRGGLGKREVFRVPDDEYAPLPPVNLGIQAGRYVYPPEGLFGGKPGRKGAFLVNGKEGNPYGLTRLNPGDVVIIDAPGGGGYGDPFERDCELVLNDVIEGYVSLESARDDYGVYIDPETLQIDWERTKELRKKKTTDGGPHGETL
- a CDS encoding phenylacetate--CoA ligase, with amino-acid sequence MERPFDTKVKSEEELRQLQLKGLKWTVNHAYYGSPAYKKKFDEAKVRPEDIKSLDDLKRLPFTTTKDLQEGYPFPLLCVPMEKVIRIHASSGTTGKRKVICYTRKDVEDWADMFARCYAYAGCTKEDRIQIAVGYGVWTAGWGFQNGCERFGAMSIPIGPGNIDMQCQFLEDFGSTVLCCTASMALLMAEEIDKRNLRGKIKLKKIIFGSERSSDAMRRKISELSGVPLDELYDIPGMTELYGPGTGLDCKYHKGIHYWADYYILEILNPETLEPVEPGEVGEMVVTTLWKEAVPLIRYRTRDLTRFIPEKCPCGSLMPMHDRILGRSDDMFIFRGVNIYPSHIDEILSKIPEVGSEYQVHLIRKEDGKDYMTLRVERAKELHQRSDLDERIKQVIGERIKSEIMVSCDIEIVDYGSLPRSERKTKRVFDNRE
- a CDS encoding xanthine dehydrogenase family protein subunit M; this encodes MKKFDYHLPKTLDEALNLFASLKNCKYVAGGTDVFVDIKRKKIAPDNLISLRNIEALKIIEKNGGIRIGSCVTHEEILKNEDIKRHYTALHDAVKRLGSKQIRNVATIGGNICNAAPSADTACPLLVFDCVVGIYGKKGERKLSLDEFFLGPGMVSKEEDEIVTFFELCYLPKYSGSAYIKLTRREAMDLAIVSVASRLTFDLEEDILKVKETIANSDLKDMEEKIANLGIKVKQARIAMGVAAPTPLRAKEAETYLLGKVLDRDKIYEASEIASSVARPRDTIRGEAEYRREMIKVLTRRTLLLSVKRGLGLE
- a CDS encoding (2Fe-2S)-binding protein, translating into MKKKIEFNLNGENITVEVEPYWSLLYLLRNILKLKGTKEGCGYGECGACTVVVDGLAVNSCLYPVMELEGKKVITIEGVSKNGKLHPIQKAFIEEGAIQCGFCTPGMVMSAYALYEEKREYDEEDIKEAIEGNLCRCTGYVKIIDAIKAVKGGKYEF